One genomic window of Ottowia oryzae includes the following:
- a CDS encoding YbeD family protein, which translates to MSSNSTPPNASPAPNAVDAATTPPEGVEVQPLTPEGRESLIEFPSAFPIKVVGSNEDGFVHAITHIAKQFDPSFDASTIELRESGGGKYLGLTITVQATSREQLDDLYRALSTHPMAKWVL; encoded by the coding sequence ATGAGCTCCAACTCCACGCCCCCCAACGCCAGCCCCGCCCCGAACGCCGTCGATGCAGCCACCACCCCCCCCGAGGGCGTGGAGGTGCAGCCGCTGACGCCCGAGGGCCGCGAATCGCTGATCGAGTTTCCCAGCGCCTTTCCGATCAAGGTGGTGGGCAGCAACGAAGACGGCTTTGTGCACGCCATCACGCACATCGCCAAGCAGTTTGACCCGAGCTTTGACGCCAGCACCATCGAGCTGCGCGAAAGCGGCGGCGGCAAGTACCTGGGCCTGACCATCACGGTGCAGGCCACCAGCCGCGAGCAGCTGGACGACCTGTACCGCGCGCTCAGCACGCACCCGATGGCCAAGTGGGTGCTGTGA
- the lipB gene encoding lipoyl(octanoyl) transferase LipB, with protein MKNPVTNLDLPVHDLGRVDYLPTFQAMKEFGLQPPPDEREQLWLCEHPPVFTLGLAGRPEHVLAPGDIPVVATDRGGQVTYHGPGQVVAYPLIDLKARPYFVKEYVHRLEEAVIRTLADLGVTGHRVAGAPGIYVRLDDPFSHAVLLQKPQHRAPGSPAPQPDFTGLGKIAALGIKVSNHRAYHGVALNVAMDLEPFSRINPCGYAGLPTVDLSTMGVSVTWDDAARQLATHLTRLLAA; from the coding sequence ATGAAAAACCCTGTCACCAATCTGGACTTGCCCGTGCACGACCTGGGGCGCGTGGACTACCTGCCCACGTTCCAAGCGATGAAGGAATTCGGCCTCCAGCCCCCGCCGGATGAGCGCGAGCAGCTATGGCTTTGTGAGCACCCACCGGTATTTACCCTAGGCCTGGCCGGACGGCCCGAGCATGTGTTGGCGCCAGGTGACATTCCGGTGGTGGCCACCGACCGCGGCGGTCAGGTGACCTACCACGGCCCCGGCCAAGTGGTGGCCTACCCGCTGATCGACCTGAAAGCGCGCCCCTATTTCGTCAAGGAATACGTGCACCGGCTGGAAGAGGCGGTGATCCGCACGCTGGCGGACCTGGGCGTCACCGGCCACCGCGTGGCGGGCGCGCCGGGCATCTACGTGCGGCTTGACGACCCTTTCAGCCACGCCGTTTTGCTACAAAAACCACAGCATCGCGCGCCCGGCAGTCCTGCGCCGCAGCCCGATTTCACTGGGCTGGGCAAGATCGCTGCGCTGGGCATCAAGGTCAGCAACCACCGCGCCTACCACGGCGTGGCGCTGAACGTGGCGATGGATCTGGAGCCCTTTTCGCGCATCAACCCTTGCGGCTACGCGGGGCTGCCCACGGTTGACCTTTCTACAATGGGCGTATCGGTCACCTGGGACGACGCGGCGCGCCAACTGGCCACGCACCTCACCCGCCTGCTGGCCGCCTGA
- the lipA gene encoding lipoyl synthase — protein MSTPLVGPDAPTVRDAQPQGSYDANAKQKAGAKLSRIPVKVQNTGPALKKPEWIRVKAGSANTRFYEIKDILRKNNLVTVCEEASCPNIGECFGHGTATFMIMGDKCTRRCPFCDVGHGRPDPLDVNEPANLSNTIAQLKLKYVVITSVDRDDLRDGGAQHFVDCIRETRAKSPLTQIEILTPDFRGRDDRALAILTAAPPDVMNHNLETVPRLYKQARPGSDYAYSLNLLKKFKALHPDVPTKSGLMVGLGETDEEILEVMRDLRAHGVDMLTIGQYLAPSNAHIPVARYVHPDTFKMFEREAYAMGFTHAAVGAMVRSSYHADKQAQAAGVTDGAAG, from the coding sequence ATGTCCACCCCGCTTGTCGGCCCCGACGCCCCCACCGTACGCGACGCGCAGCCGCAAGGCAGCTACGACGCCAACGCCAAGCAAAAAGCCGGCGCCAAGCTGTCGCGCATCCCCGTCAAGGTGCAAAACACCGGCCCTGCGCTGAAAAAGCCCGAATGGATTCGCGTGAAGGCGGGCAGCGCCAACACGCGCTTCTACGAAATCAAGGACATCCTGCGCAAGAACAACCTGGTGACGGTGTGCGAGGAAGCCAGCTGCCCCAACATCGGCGAATGCTTCGGCCACGGCACGGCCACGTTCATGATCATGGGCGACAAGTGCACGCGCCGCTGCCCGTTCTGCGACGTGGGCCACGGCCGCCCCGACCCGCTGGACGTGAACGAGCCGGCCAACCTGTCGAACACCATCGCGCAGCTCAAGCTGAAGTACGTGGTCATCACCAGCGTGGACCGCGACGACCTGCGCGACGGCGGTGCGCAGCATTTTGTGGACTGCATCCGCGAGACGCGCGCCAAATCGCCGCTGACGCAGATCGAAATCCTCACGCCCGACTTTCGTGGCCGCGACGACCGGGCGCTGGCCATCCTCACCGCCGCGCCGCCGGATGTGATGAACCACAACCTTGAAACCGTGCCGCGCCTGTACAAGCAGGCGCGCCCTGGGTCTGACTACGCCTATTCGCTGAACCTGCTCAAGAAGTTCAAGGCGCTGCACCCCGACGTGCCGACCAAGAGCGGCCTGATGGTCGGGCTGGGCGAGACCGACGAGGAAATCCTGGAAGTGATGCGCGATCTGCGCGCGCATGGCGTGGACATGCTCACCATTGGCCAGTACCTGGCGCCCAGCAACGCCCACATTCCGGTGGCGCGCTACGTGCACCCGGACACCTTCAAGATGTTCGAGCGCGAGGCCTACGCCATGGGCTTCACCCACGCCGCCGTGGGCGCGATGGTGCGCAGCAGCTACCACGCCGACAAGCAGGCGCAGGCCGCGGGCGTGACGGACGGCGCCGCGGGCTGA
- a CDS encoding AraC family transcriptional regulator — protein sequence MQAMRDVLITSADGAPTQRHRLVASTDWDEVQHWCRQIYLPYDATPAGPARQPNAVLDAMQIGQLTLSRFSYGVPVHLSGFDEGAGIGLVLTTLQGAVRHWSSGRTHADTGVGDSYLVDLSRAHYRLDADALHLQVNLTFRHDAMAALHQRWFGCPADERMWARAYRFGGAQSSWMQLLGYVCRCITEMPDAVQHGPLGRHLEEMIGVHLLTQWRQQLDAPTSPTLHSLAPRHVLTAEQHIRDRAREAPTLSALASHAGVSVRTLNAAFREYRQCTPMQALRDARLAGVRADLLAARPGARVRDVAEAWGYAQLGIFAANYRRRFGESPSETLKRRA from the coding sequence ATGCAAGCGATGCGCGATGTGCTGATCACCAGCGCCGATGGCGCGCCCACGCAGCGCCACCGGCTGGTGGCGTCCACCGACTGGGACGAGGTGCAACACTGGTGCCGGCAGATCTACCTGCCGTACGACGCGACGCCCGCCGGCCCGGCGCGCCAGCCCAACGCCGTGCTGGACGCCATGCAGATCGGGCAGCTCACGCTCAGCCGGTTCAGCTACGGCGTGCCGGTGCACCTGAGCGGCTTTGACGAAGGCGCTGGCATTGGCCTGGTGCTGACCACGCTGCAAGGCGCGGTGCGGCACTGGTCCAGCGGCCGCACGCACGCCGACACCGGCGTGGGCGATTCGTACCTGGTCGATCTGTCGCGCGCGCACTACCGCCTGGACGCCGACGCCCTGCACCTGCAGGTCAACCTGACGTTTCGCCACGACGCCATGGCCGCGCTGCACCAGCGCTGGTTCGGCTGCCCCGCCGATGAACGCATGTGGGCGCGCGCCTACCGCTTTGGCGGCGCGCAATCCAGCTGGATGCAGCTGCTGGGCTACGTCTGCCGCTGCATCACCGAGATGCCCGACGCGGTGCAGCACGGCCCGCTGGGGCGCCACCTGGAGGAAATGATCGGCGTGCACCTGCTGACGCAATGGCGCCAGCAGCTGGACGCACCCACATCGCCCACGCTGCACAGCCTGGCGCCGCGCCACGTGCTGACGGCCGAGCAGCACATTCGCGACCGCGCGCGCGAGGCGCCCACGCTGAGCGCGCTGGCCAGCCACGCGGGTGTCAGCGTGCGCACGCTCAACGCCGCGTTTCGCGAATACCGCCAATGCACGCCGATGCAGGCGCTGCGCGACGCGCGCCTGGCTGGCGTGCGCGCCGACCTGCTGGCGGCGCGGCCCGGCGCGCGGGTGCGCGACGTGGCCGAGGCCTGGGGCTACGCGCAGCTGGGCATCTTCGCGGCCAACTACCGCCGGCGGTTCGGCGAATCGCCTTCTGAAACACTGAAGCGCCGCGCCTGA
- a CDS encoding amino acid ABC transporter substrate-binding protein, with the protein MGLANWARCGVLAALCAGTATASGAAELDRIRQAGKIVVAHRESSIPFSYLDANQRPVGYSMDICARVINAIRAQLKMPDLPVEYLMVTASSRVPAIASHKASLECGSTTNTAERRKQVDYTIPHFISSSRFLVKKASGIQRIEDLAGKRVVSTKGTTSLTVFRRLDKELGLRATVQKADDHAAAFAAVAKGEADAFVMDDVLLYGQRAIAAKPDDFVVVGKPLTIEPYAIMLPKDEPEFKALVGDEIRRLIRTGEIYQLYTKWFERPVPPKGVVMQMPMSFLLRDSFKFPSDKVGDLGE; encoded by the coding sequence ATGGGCTTGGCAAACTGGGCGCGATGCGGCGTTCTGGCAGCGCTGTGCGCCGGCACGGCCACGGCCAGTGGCGCGGCAGAGCTGGACCGCATTCGCCAGGCGGGCAAGATCGTGGTGGCGCACCGCGAAAGCTCCATCCCATTTTCCTACCTCGACGCGAACCAGCGGCCCGTGGGGTATTCGATGGACATCTGCGCGCGCGTGATCAACGCCATCCGCGCGCAGCTCAAGATGCCCGACCTGCCGGTGGAATACCTGATGGTGACGGCCAGCTCGCGCGTGCCCGCCATCGCCTCGCACAAGGCGTCGCTGGAATGCGGCTCCACCACCAACACCGCCGAGCGCCGCAAGCAGGTGGACTACACCATCCCGCACTTCATCTCGTCGTCGCGCTTTCTGGTCAAGAAAGCCTCGGGCATCCAGCGCATCGAAGACCTGGCCGGCAAGCGCGTGGTGTCCACCAAAGGCACCACGTCGCTGACCGTGTTTCGCCGGCTGGACAAAGAACTGGGCCTGCGCGCCACCGTGCAAAAGGCCGACGACCACGCCGCCGCCTTTGCGGCCGTGGCCAAGGGCGAGGCCGACGCCTTCGTCATGGACGACGTGCTGCTGTACGGCCAGCGCGCCATCGCCGCCAAGCCGGACGATTTCGTGGTGGTGGGCAAGCCGCTGACCATCGAGCCCTACGCCATCATGCTGCCCAAGGACGAGCCCGAGTTCAAGGCGCTGGTGGGCGATGAAATCCGCCGCCTGATCCGCACGGGCGAGATCTACCAGCTGTACACGAAGTGGTTTGAGCGCCCCGTGCCGCCCAAGGGCGTGGTGATGCAGATGCCCATGTCCTTTCTGCTGCGCGACTCGTTCAAGTTTCCGTCCGACAAGGTGGGCGATTTGGGCGAGTGA
- a CDS encoding serine hydrolase domain-containing protein, with the protein MPQGTITSALDALLTQTTQRHGGVPGVVAMVTDRDGNFYEGAAGTRELGQDQPMTTDAVFAIFSTTKALTGACVMQLVEEGKIRLDDPAGRYVPEIDELQVLDGFDAAGQPRTRPPKRAITVNDLMLHTSGLAYEFFSADDLAYRTAKGIPTVVGCDFASIRTVLVHEPGAAWTYGPNIDWLGRIVEQQRGQRLGAVMAERIFGPLGMKDIGFGMTESMRSRRVTIHDRAADGKLTPLPVLALPDPPPMDMGGHGLYATVGEYMKFIRMMLNDGAGPHGRVLKPETVQAMGRDGLAPMGLSTGGWTTSIPSLSNSGEFFPGSPKGWAYTFLTNRERTPSGRAAGSLMWAGLANCYYWIDRASGIGGYWATQILPFQDAVSYPGFVEFETTVYHHR; encoded by the coding sequence ATGCCACAAGGCACCATCACGTCTGCGCTGGACGCGCTGCTCACCCAGACCACCCAGCGCCACGGCGGCGTACCCGGCGTGGTCGCCATGGTCACCGACCGCGACGGCAACTTCTACGAAGGCGCGGCCGGCACGCGCGAGCTGGGCCAGGACCAGCCCATGACCACCGACGCGGTGTTCGCCATCTTCTCGACCACCAAGGCGCTGACTGGCGCGTGCGTGATGCAGCTGGTGGAAGAAGGCAAGATCCGCCTGGACGACCCCGCCGGCCGCTACGTGCCCGAGATCGACGAGCTGCAAGTGCTGGACGGCTTTGACGCCGCCGGCCAGCCCCGCACCCGCCCGCCCAAGCGCGCGATCACCGTCAACGACCTGATGCTGCACACCTCGGGCCTGGCGTATGAGTTTTTCAGCGCCGACGACCTGGCCTACCGCACGGCCAAGGGCATCCCGACGGTGGTGGGCTGCGACTTTGCCTCCATCCGTACCGTGCTGGTGCACGAGCCGGGCGCCGCCTGGACTTACGGGCCCAACATCGACTGGCTGGGCCGCATCGTCGAACAGCAGCGCGGCCAACGCCTGGGCGCGGTGATGGCCGAGCGCATCTTCGGCCCGCTGGGCATGAAGGACATCGGCTTCGGCATGACCGAATCCATGCGCAGCCGCCGCGTGACCATCCATGACCGCGCGGCCGACGGCAAGCTGACGCCGCTGCCCGTGCTGGCGCTGCCCGATCCGCCCCCCATGGACATGGGCGGCCACGGCCTGTACGCCACGGTGGGCGAATACATGAAGTTCATCCGCATGATGCTGAACGACGGCGCCGGCCCGCACGGCCGCGTGCTCAAGCCCGAGACGGTGCAGGCGATGGGCCGCGACGGCCTGGCGCCCATGGGCCTGTCGACCGGCGGGTGGACGACCTCGATCCCCTCGCTCAGCAACAGCGGCGAGTTCTTTCCGGGTTCGCCCAAGGGCTGGGCGTACACCTTCCTCACCAACCGCGAGCGCACGCCGTCCGGCCGCGCAGCGGGCTCGTTGATGTGGGCGGGCCTGGCCAACTGCTACTACTGGATCGACCGCGCCAGCGGCATCGGCGGCTACTGGGCCACGCAGATCCTGCCGTTCCAGGACGCGGTGTCGTACCCCGGCTTCGTCGAGTTCGAAACCACCGTTTACCATCATCGCTGA
- a CDS encoding D-amino acid aminotransferase — MPTDRADHLPELPCYLNGEIVPMREARISPFDRGFIFGDGVYEGISFYGRPGQAPQPYRFDQHMARLERSLGETRIANPHTREEWRQIALDLVAAYADAAGAVAQKDSKDWPQDWFYYFQVTRGVALRDHPMLEGLTPTVFATCLPMKTATAEQRAQGVACVTADDFRWQKAHIKSISLLGAVFARQISFEQGALETVMFRDGLLSEAAASNVWVVKNGTVMGPPKNNLVLEGIRYGAVEELCRQQGIAFELRPITRAEVLDADELMLSSATKEVLPITKLDGQPVGTGQPGPVYQKLYAAYQRDKDALFNA; from the coding sequence ATGCCCACTGACCGCGCCGACCACCTGCCCGAGCTGCCCTGCTACCTGAATGGCGAGATCGTGCCCATGCGCGAAGCGCGCATCAGCCCGTTCGACCGCGGCTTCATCTTCGGCGACGGTGTGTACGAAGGTATTTCTTTCTACGGCCGGCCCGGCCAAGCCCCGCAGCCGTACCGCTTTGACCAGCACATGGCGCGCCTGGAGCGCAGCCTGGGCGAAACGCGCATCGCCAACCCGCACACGCGTGAGGAGTGGCGCCAGATTGCTCTGGATTTGGTAGCTGCCTACGCCGACGCAGCGGGCGCTGTCGCCCAAAAAGATTCAAAAGACTGGCCGCAGGACTGGTTCTATTACTTTCAGGTGACGCGCGGCGTGGCCCTGCGCGACCACCCGATGCTGGAGGGCCTGACGCCCACCGTCTTCGCTACCTGCCTGCCGATGAAGACCGCCACGGCCGAGCAGCGCGCGCAGGGCGTGGCCTGCGTCACCGCCGACGATTTCCGCTGGCAGAAGGCGCACATCAAGTCCATCAGCCTGCTGGGCGCGGTGTTTGCGCGCCAGATCAGCTTTGAGCAGGGCGCGCTGGAGACGGTGATGTTCCGCGACGGCCTGCTGAGCGAGGCCGCCGCCAGCAACGTGTGGGTGGTGAAAAACGGCACCGTGATGGGCCCGCCCAAGAACAACCTGGTGCTGGAAGGCATTCGCTACGGCGCCGTGGAAGAACTGTGCCGCCAGCAAGGCATTGCCTTCGAGCTGCGCCCCATCACCCGCGCCGAAGTGCTGGACGCCGACGAACTGATGCTGTCGTCTGCCACCAAGGAAGTGCTGCCGATCACCAAGCTGGACGGCCAGCCCGTCGGCACAGGCCAACCCGGGCCGGTGTACCAAAAGCTGTACGCCGCCTACCAACGCGACAAGGACGCGCTTTTCAACGCATGA